From a region of the Cognatiyoonia koreensis genome:
- a CDS encoding TadE/TadG family type IV pilus assembly protein, with product MMFGILNQLAKGLRRFKRDESGSATLDFVLMLPGFMLIFTSAYESGVLSTRHVMLERGLDSTVREVRIGKIPNPSHDRLVERICEIASIIPDCTANVRLEMVPRDPRNWQDPPADVACVDRAEEGDPVLNFNTGLNNELMVLRACALFDPMIPTTGLGKEIPKESGGAYALVATSAYVMEPFQK from the coding sequence ATGATGTTCGGTATCCTCAACCAACTTGCCAAAGGGCTGCGTCGCTTCAAGCGTGACGAGTCCGGCAGCGCAACACTGGACTTTGTCCTGATGCTGCCCGGCTTCATGCTGATCTTCACATCGGCCTATGAATCCGGCGTACTCTCGACACGGCACGTGATGCTGGAACGTGGTCTTGACTCGACCGTACGCGAAGTGCGGATCGGCAAGATCCCGAACCCGTCACACGACCGTCTTGTCGAGCGCATTTGCGAAATCGCATCGATCATTCCTGACTGCACCGCCAACGTGCGTCTTGAAATGGTGCCACGCGATCCGCGCAACTGGCAGGATCCACCTGCCGACGTGGCTTGCGTTGATCGCGCCGAAGAAGGCGACCCCGTGTTGAACTTTAACACCGGTCTGAACAACGAATTGATGGTGCTGCGCGCATGCGCCCTGTTTGACCCGATGATCCCGACCACCGGTCTCGGCAAAGAAATCCCAAAGGAAAGCGGCGGTGCATATGCGCTGGTTGCAACCTCGGCCTATGTGATGGAGCCATTCCAGAAATGA
- a CDS encoding TadE/TadG family type IV pilus assembly protein translates to MKKTLDGLYKLVPERQRNRLASFHDDESGSMVIFTLFILVLMLIIGGMAVDFMRFESRRAMMQGALDSAVLAAADLDQQLDPAVITQDYITKSQAGNCLNGPVIVDDSALNYRSVSANCQLTMNTFFLRLIGIDQLTASAESTAIEGVGDIEISLVVDVSGSMRELTGGGGETKIEALRSAASSFVDELLLPEYEDKISLSLIPYSWHVNVGEELFGTLNAPERHGWSHCVDIPNSEYSTTAWNNNVELLQTQHVQTNPQGSDPGPVDSPTCPRFAYEEIIPLSQNANQLKGAIGQLQPRSGTAIYMGVKWGTTLLDPTFKSNLEALPNGMIDAAFSDRPAPYPDPDNRRSNDTFKYLVLMTDGMNSDVLRLNEDYYQTPSQIAHWNTMNIQQFFSNVSTWNSSVVGRYRETIQVAADGDIMMQSMCTAAKDAGIIIFGIGVFEADDPNNPNEPQDNGRNQLRNCSSSSGHYFETTGDELTEIFEAIAGQITDLRLTL, encoded by the coding sequence ATGAAGAAGACACTTGACGGTCTGTATAAGCTGGTACCTGAAAGACAGCGCAACCGCCTTGCAAGCTTTCACGACGATGAAAGCGGAAGCATGGTGATCTTCACACTTTTCATACTTGTGTTGATGTTGATTATCGGCGGCATGGCGGTCGACTTCATGCGCTTTGAATCGCGGCGTGCGATGATGCAGGGCGCACTTGATTCCGCGGTCTTGGCCGCAGCCGATCTTGACCAGCAACTTGATCCGGCCGTCATTACGCAGGACTACATCACCAAGTCGCAGGCCGGGAACTGCCTGAACGGCCCTGTGATCGTTGACGACTCCGCCCTGAACTATCGCAGCGTGTCAGCCAACTGCCAGCTGACGATGAATACATTCTTCCTGCGCTTGATCGGCATCGATCAGTTGACCGCTTCCGCTGAATCGACAGCGATCGAAGGTGTCGGCGATATCGAGATCTCGCTCGTTGTCGACGTCTCCGGCTCCATGCGCGAACTGACTGGTGGCGGTGGCGAAACGAAAATCGAAGCGCTGCGATCGGCAGCAAGCTCTTTCGTGGACGAACTGCTTCTGCCCGAATACGAAGACAAGATTTCCTTGTCGCTCATCCCCTACTCCTGGCACGTGAACGTCGGTGAAGAGCTGTTCGGCACGCTGAATGCCCCGGAACGTCACGGCTGGTCGCATTGCGTCGATATTCCGAACTCAGAATATTCGACCACAGCATGGAACAACAATGTCGAACTGCTGCAGACCCAGCACGTCCAGACCAACCCACAAGGTTCGGACCCCGGACCTGTGGACTCTCCGACCTGCCCACGTTTCGCTTATGAAGAAATCATCCCGCTGTCTCAGAACGCAAACCAGCTGAAAGGTGCCATCGGGCAGCTGCAGCCGCGCTCGGGTACGGCGATCTACATGGGCGTGAAGTGGGGTACAACGCTACTTGATCCAACATTCAAGAGCAATCTGGAAGCCCTGCCAAATGGCATGATCGATGCAGCGTTCTCGGACCGTCCGGCGCCGTATCCTGATCCGGACAACCGTCGCTCGAACGATACTTTCAAGTATCTCGTGCTGATGACGGATGGCATGAACTCTGATGTGCTGCGACTGAACGAGGACTACTACCAGACGCCAAGCCAGATCGCGCATTGGAATACGATGAACATCCAGCAGTTCTTCAGCAACGTTTCGACATGGAACAGCTCGGTCGTCGGCCGCTATCGCGAAACAATCCAGGTCGCCGCGGACGGTGACATCATGATGCAAAGCATGTGTACGGCCGCGAAGGACGCAGGGATCATCATCTTCGGTATCGGCGTCTTCGAAGCAGACGATCCGAACAACCCCAATGAACCGCAGGACAACGGTCGCAATCAGTTGCGCAACTGCTCGTCCTCCAGCGGCCACTATTTCGAAACCACCGGCGATGAACTGACAGAAATCTTCGAAGCCATTGCCGGTCAGATTACAGACTTGAGGTTGACACTATGA
- a CDS encoding Glu/Leu/Phe/Val family dehydrogenase, translating into MAPLDTSPNEPSFRESVDIMFNRAVALMDLSPGLEQKIRVCNATYTVRFGVRLRGDIHTFVGYRSVHSEHMEPVKGGIRYASAVNQDEVEALAALMTYKCALVEAPFGGSKGGLCIDPTEWEEHELELITRRFAYELAKRDLIHPSQNVPAPDMGTGEREMAWIADQYRRMNTTDINAAACVTGKPPHAGGIAGRVEATGRGVQYALQEFFRHPEDVKIAKLSGSLKGKRVIVQGLGNVGYHAAKFLSEEDGALITGIIERDGALHDEAGIDIEAVRAWIIKHGGVAGYPAARHQADGAQLLEQECDILIPAALEGVINLSNADRIKAPLIIEAANGPVTAGADEILRDKGCVIIPDMYANAGGVTVSYFEWVKNLSHIRFGRMQRRAEESRHQLVVDELERLSSDKGLGWELSPGFKEKYLRGAGELELVRSGLDDTMRKAYQDMREVWHARDDVKDLRTAAYLVSIGKVAQSYRAKGL; encoded by the coding sequence ATGGCCCCACTGGACACCTCACCGAACGAACCAAGTTTCCGTGAATCCGTCGACATCATGTTCAACCGGGCCGTGGCCCTGATGGATCTTAGTCCCGGACTCGAGCAGAAGATCAGGGTGTGCAATGCGACCTACACGGTCCGTTTCGGCGTGCGTCTGCGGGGGGATATCCACACCTTTGTCGGCTATCGGTCCGTTCATTCCGAACATATGGAACCGGTCAAGGGCGGGATCCGCTATGCCTCGGCCGTCAATCAGGACGAAGTCGAAGCACTTGCCGCGCTGATGACCTACAAATGCGCCTTGGTCGAGGCACCGTTCGGCGGGTCCAAAGGCGGATTGTGCATCGACCCGACCGAATGGGAAGAACATGAACTTGAACTGATTACCCGCCGGTTCGCCTACGAATTGGCCAAGCGCGACCTGATCCACCCCTCGCAGAACGTTCCTGCCCCGGATATGGGCACAGGTGAACGTGAAATGGCGTGGATCGCCGATCAGTATCGCCGCATGAACACGACCGATATCAACGCGGCCGCCTGTGTCACAGGCAAACCGCCGCATGCCGGTGGGATCGCGGGCCGCGTCGAAGCAACCGGTCGTGGCGTGCAGTACGCCTTGCAGGAATTCTTCCGCCATCCGGAAGATGTGAAGATTGCCAAACTCAGCGGATCGCTGAAAGGCAAGCGGGTGATCGTGCAAGGCCTTGGTAACGTGGGATATCACGCGGCAAAGTTTCTGTCCGAAGAAGATGGTGCGCTGATTACCGGGATCATCGAACGCGATGGCGCACTGCATGACGAAGCTGGCATCGATATCGAAGCGGTGCGCGCATGGATCATCAAGCATGGTGGCGTTGCGGGCTATCCGGCCGCCCGCCATCAGGCGGATGGAGCCCAGCTTCTGGAACAGGAGTGCGACATCCTGATCCCTGCAGCACTGGAAGGTGTTATCAACCTGTCCAACGCCGACCGGATCAAGGCCCCGCTGATCATCGAGGCGGCCAACGGTCCTGTTACCGCCGGTGCCGATGAAATTTTGCGCGACAAGGGCTGCGTCATCATCCCCGACATGTATGCCAACGCCGGTGGTGTCACCGTGTCCTATTTCGAATGGGTCAAGAACCTGTCCCACATCCGCTTTGGCCGGATGCAGCGGCGCGCCGAAGAAAGCCGCCACCAGCTTGTCGTTGATGAGCTTGAGCGTCTGTCGTCCGACAAAGGTCTCGGCTGGGAGCTGAGCCCCGGTTTCAAGGAAAAATACCTGCGCGGTGCGGGTGAACTGGAACTCGTGCGCTCTGGCCTCGATGATACGATGCGCAAAGCCTATCAGGATATGCGCGAGGTCTGGCATGCGCGGGACGACGTGAAGGATTTGCGTACAGCGGCCTACCTCGTGTCCATCGGCAAGGTTGCACAAAGCTACCGTGCGAAGGGCCTTTGA
- a CDS encoding cation transporter, whose translation MSAGCQNHHATRFDGTSPAYRRALWIVIAINAAMFFIEMGGGAWAGSQALKADALDFLGDSLTYGLSLAVIGMPLARRAEAALFKGITLLAMGLWVFGTTLWNVLILGVPSAPVMTIIGFLALTANVASVLILMKFKDGDANVRSVWLCSRNDAIGNIAVIGAAGLVALTQSGWPDLVVAALMAGLFLSSARQILWQAWHERQVAVSAD comes from the coding sequence ATGTCCGCCGGATGTCAAAACCATCACGCCACTCGTTTTGACGGCACGTCGCCCGCTTATCGGCGCGCGCTTTGGATCGTGATCGCGATCAACGCGGCCATGTTCTTCATCGAAATGGGCGGTGGCGCATGGGCAGGGTCACAGGCTCTCAAAGCCGATGCCCTGGACTTTCTCGGCGACAGTCTGACCTATGGGTTGTCGCTTGCGGTGATCGGGATGCCACTGGCACGCCGCGCAGAGGCTGCACTGTTCAAAGGCATTACCTTGCTTGCAATGGGGCTGTGGGTGTTCGGCACGACGCTGTGGAACGTGTTGATCCTTGGCGTGCCCAGCGCGCCCGTCATGACGATCATCGGTTTTCTTGCGCTCACAGCCAATGTCGCGAGTGTTCTGATCCTGATGAAATTCAAGGATGGGGATGCGAACGTGCGCTCTGTCTGGCTGTGCAGCCGCAACGATGCGATCGGCAATATCGCGGTCATCGGCGCAGCGGGGCTTGTGGCGCTGACGCAAAGCGGCTGGCCGGATCTGGTGGTTGCCGCACTGATGGCAGGGCTGTTCCTGTCTTCGGCGCGGCAAATCCTCTGGCAGGCCTGGCACGAACGCCAGGTCGCCGTTTCAGCGGACTAG
- a CDS encoding MerR family transcriptional regulator, giving the protein MELTIGQASVETDVKVTTIRFYEERGMLPAPPRTQSGRRMYGSDLVDRLKFIKHARALGFDLDDIAALLALSDDPEQTCNAADSMARKQLASVKARIAQLNGLRAELERMIDSCGGGSVAECKVIETLADHAHCAHPRHDVP; this is encoded by the coding sequence ATGGAACTTACGATCGGTCAGGCATCCGTTGAAACCGACGTGAAGGTCACCACGATCCGGTTCTACGAAGAGCGCGGGATGTTGCCCGCCCCACCACGCACACAAAGCGGCAGGCGCATGTATGGTTCTGATCTGGTCGACCGCCTAAAATTCATCAAACACGCCCGCGCGTTGGGTTTCGACCTTGATGATATCGCGGCACTTCTGGCCCTGTCGGATGATCCGGAACAAACCTGCAATGCGGCCGATAGTATGGCCCGAAAGCAGTTGGCATCCGTAAAAGCCCGTATTGCGCAGCTGAATGGGTTGCGGGCCGAACTCGAACGGATGATTGACAGTTGTGGCGGTGGAAGCGTCGCTGAATGCAAGGTCATCGAAACGCTGGCCGATCATGCGCACTGTGCCCATCCGCGACATGATGTGCCGTAA
- a CDS encoding sarcosine oxidase subunit beta family protein, translated as MGYSGFRVIKEGLFGQSGWKPVWRDPDPKSEYDVIIIGGGGHGLATAYYLAKEHGITNVAVLEKGYLGGGNVGRNTTIVRANYFLPGNSEFYSHSLKLWEGMESDLNYNVMHSQRGLINLFHSDGQRDAFARRGNAMINQGDDAILLDRDGVRQYLPYLDFENVRFPIYGGLLHPRGGTARHDAVAWGYARGADQRGVDLIQNCEVTGIDIEGGVVRGVQTTRGAIRAKKVGIVVAGRSGQVAAMAGMRLPIESHVLQAFVTEGLKPCIDHVVSFGMGHFYISQSDKGGLVFGGDIDFYSSYAARGNLPMKEHVMDAAMTLMPMIGKAKVLRSWGGIMDMTPDGSPIIDKTPTEGLFIDCGWCYGGFKAVPGSGFSFAHLMATGNHHEPASRFRLDRFRTGTGLMDEEGTGSQHNLH; from the coding sequence ATGGGATATTCCGGTTTTCGGGTCATCAAGGAAGGGCTGTTCGGGCAGTCTGGCTGGAAACCGGTCTGGCGCGATCCAGACCCCAAATCTGAATATGACGTGATTATCATTGGCGGCGGCGGACACGGGCTTGCGACGGCCTATTACCTTGCCAAAGAGCACGGGATCACCAATGTCGCCGTTCTCGAAAAAGGCTATCTGGGTGGCGGCAACGTCGGGCGCAACACGACGATCGTGCGTGCCAATTACTTTCTGCCGGGCAATTCCGAATTCTATTCTCATTCGCTGAAGCTGTGGGAAGGGATGGAGAGCGATCTGAACTACAATGTGATGCATTCGCAGCGTGGCCTGATCAACTTGTTCCATTCGGACGGCCAGCGCGATGCTTTCGCACGGCGCGGCAATGCGATGATCAATCAAGGTGATGATGCGATCCTTCTGGATCGCGACGGTGTGCGTCAGTACCTGCCGTATCTGGATTTCGAAAACGTGCGGTTTCCGATCTATGGCGGATTGCTGCACCCGCGTGGCGGTACCGCGCGTCATGATGCTGTGGCATGGGGGTATGCCCGTGGGGCTGACCAGCGGGGCGTCGATCTGATCCAGAATTGCGAGGTCACAGGCATCGACATCGAAGGTGGGGTTGTGCGCGGCGTTCAGACCACGCGCGGTGCGATCCGCGCCAAGAAGGTCGGGATCGTCGTTGCCGGGCGGTCGGGACAGGTGGCGGCCATGGCGGGGATGCGTCTGCCGATCGAAAGCCATGTCCTGCAGGCCTTTGTCACTGAGGGTCTGAAGCCTTGCATCGACCATGTCGTCAGTTTTGGCATGGGCCATTTCTATATCAGCCAGTCCGACAAGGGCGGCCTTGTCTTTGGCGGCGACATTGATTTCTACAGCTCTTATGCGGCCCGTGGAAACCTGCCAATGAAGGAACACGTCATGGACGCCGCCATGACGTTGATGCCGATGATCGGAAAGGCCAAGGTACTGCGATCATGGGGCGGGATCATGGACATGACGCCGGATGGCTCGCCCATTATCGACAAGACCCCGACAGAGGGGCTCTTTATTGATTGTGGCTGGTGCTATGGCGGGTTCAAGGCGGTGCCCGGATCAGGATTCAGCTTTGCGCACCTGATGGCTACGGGAAACCATCATGAACCGGCGTCAAGATTTCGGCTGGACCGGTTCCGCACTGGCACCGGGCTGATGGATGAAGAGGGCACCGGCTCTCAGCATAACTTGCATTGA
- a CDS encoding sarcosine oxidase subunit delta codes for MRLTCPHCGTRDRREFYYQGDAVALDRPERESGLEAWDNYLHLRDNPAGVTRDLWQHEPCGAWVAIDRDTVTHSVHGATLVGDARR; via the coding sequence ATGCGCCTGACTTGTCCCCACTGCGGCACCCGCGACCGGCGCGAATTCTACTACCAGGGCGACGCTGTCGCTTTGGACAGACCAGAGCGGGAATCTGGTTTAGAGGCGTGGGATAACTATTTGCATTTGCGTGATAATCCTGCCGGAGTAACACGGGATCTATGGCAGCATGAACCATGCGGAGCCTGGGTTGCCATTGACCGCGATACCGTGACCCACAGTGTCCATGGCGCGACACTTGTCGGGGATGCCAGGCGATGA
- a CDS encoding sarcosine oxidase subunit alpha family protein: protein MRIAGKGLVDTSKTISFTFDGQVYQGHPGDTLASALLANGVRLMGRSFKYHRPRGVLTAGSEEPNALVSVADEPNIRATTLEIFEGMAARSQNAWPSLKTDIMAVNDLISPFLGAGFYYKTFMWPKSFWEAVYEPIIRRAAGLGALAGKSVADNYEKAFAFCDVLVIGGGPAGIMAALTAAEAGKDVILADEDTLLGGRLLAESEAVNGQPGQEWAAAMQQRLSQMKNVRVMTRTTVTGAYDQGTYGALETVSRRGEGPRECFWRIVTAHAILCAGALERPIAFPNNDRPGIMMASAVRAYVNRWGVAPGQNVMVFGNNDNAHRTAHDLIAAGVNVVGLVDSRADVDVSGDFPIYRDGRIVATKGRHQLESVTIEHAGGTRLVRTDCLAMSGGWNPTVHLTCHMNGRPQWSEDIASFVPVDGMIPGMVTAGACKGIFDTAGCLAEGARVASDVLGVAQAQVPVADDSAYRIAPLWAVEGKGRKWLDFQNDVHVKDIRLAAQENFRSVEHMKRYTTQGMATDQGKSSNVAALAVLADATGRGIPETGTTTFRPPYVPVSIAALGAGSQGHGFAPKRLTTSYAASVARGAPMIEAGLWYRPSYFPAAGETTWRESCDREVRMVRETVGICDVSTLGKIDIQGPDAAVFLDFVYANTFSTLKPGKVRYGLMLREDGHVMDDGTTACLAPDHYVMTTTTAAAGQVMKHLEFVRQALRPELDVQIVSVTEQWAQFAVAGPGSRDLLNAVLDAPIDSDQFAYMSCGAVDVCGVPGRLFRISFSGEHAYEVAVPARYGDSLFRLLVAQAEAMDGGAYGMEALNVLRIEKGFITHAEIHGRVTAFDIGMDRMVSRKKDCIGQAAAERPGLRGADRQQLVGLRAKAPLSGGAHLFNAGAAATRLNHQGYVTSHCYSPTLDCYLGLGFLENGRDRHGETIKMRDHLRDLTAEVEVCHPVFLDPEGERLRG, encoded by the coding sequence ATGAGGATCGCAGGCAAGGGATTGGTCGATACCAGCAAGACCATTTCGTTCACTTTTGATGGTCAGGTCTATCAAGGGCATCCGGGGGATACGCTGGCCTCGGCACTATTGGCCAACGGCGTGCGCCTGATGGGGCGGTCCTTCAAATATCACCGTCCGCGCGGCGTGCTGACCGCCGGGTCAGAGGAACCCAACGCACTGGTGAGCGTCGCTGACGAGCCAAATATCAGAGCAACGACGCTGGAGATTTTCGAAGGCATGGCCGCGCGCAGCCAGAATGCGTGGCCGTCGCTGAAAACCGACATCATGGCCGTCAATGACTTGATCTCCCCGTTTCTTGGGGCCGGGTTCTATTACAAGACATTCATGTGGCCGAAGTCCTTTTGGGAGGCAGTGTACGAGCCGATCATCCGACGCGCGGCGGGACTTGGCGCGCTGGCGGGCAAATCCGTTGCGGACAACTACGAGAAGGCCTTTGCGTTCTGCGATGTGCTTGTCATTGGCGGTGGTCCGGCAGGGATCATGGCAGCCCTGACTGCCGCCGAAGCGGGCAAAGATGTCATTCTGGCCGATGAGGATACATTGCTTGGCGGGCGGCTGCTGGCCGAGAGTGAGGCCGTAAACGGCCAGCCCGGACAAGAGTGGGCTGCCGCGATGCAACAGCGCCTGTCGCAGATGAAGAACGTTCGCGTGATGACGCGCACAACGGTTACCGGGGCCTATGATCAGGGCACCTATGGCGCGCTAGAGACAGTCTCGCGCCGGGGCGAGGGGCCGCGCGAATGTTTCTGGCGGATCGTGACCGCACACGCCATTCTTTGTGCGGGCGCTTTGGAACGGCCTATTGCATTTCCGAACAACGATCGTCCTGGCATCATGATGGCGAGTGCTGTGCGCGCCTATGTCAATCGCTGGGGTGTGGCTCCGGGACAGAACGTTATGGTCTTTGGAAATAACGATAATGCCCATCGCACCGCCCATGATCTGATTGCCGCAGGTGTGAACGTTGTCGGGCTGGTGGACAGCCGGGCAGACGTTGACGTGTCCGGCGATTTTCCGATCTATCGCGATGGCCGGATCGTCGCAACAAAAGGGCGGCATCAGCTGGAAAGCGTCACGATCGAACACGCTGGCGGGACGCGGCTTGTACGCACGGACTGTCTGGCCATGTCAGGCGGATGGAACCCCACTGTCCACTTGACGTGTCACATGAATGGTCGGCCGCAATGGTCTGAAGATATTGCATCTTTTGTTCCAGTTGATGGCATGATTCCAGGGATGGTGACGGCGGGTGCCTGTAAGGGAATATTTGATACAGCCGGTTGTCTGGCTGAAGGGGCACGGGTTGCGTCTGACGTGCTTGGAGTTGCGCAAGCGCAAGTGCCAGTCGCAGACGATAGCGCATACCGCATTGCGCCGCTTTGGGCGGTGGAGGGCAAAGGCCGCAAGTGGCTTGATTTCCAGAATGATGTCCATGTGAAGGATATTCGCCTCGCGGCGCAGGAGAACTTCAGATCCGTCGAGCACATGAAGCGTTACACAACGCAAGGGATGGCGACAGATCAAGGGAAATCCTCGAATGTCGCGGCACTTGCTGTCCTCGCCGACGCGACGGGGCGCGGCATTCCTGAAACCGGCACCACGACTTTCCGCCCACCTTACGTGCCGGTGTCGATCGCGGCCTTGGGGGCAGGTTCGCAGGGGCATGGTTTTGCACCCAAACGGCTGACCACATCTTACGCCGCCAGCGTCGCGCGTGGCGCACCGATGATCGAAGCGGGGCTTTGGTATCGCCCGAGCTATTTTCCCGCCGCAGGAGAGACAACCTGGCGCGAAAGCTGCGATCGCGAAGTGCGCATGGTCCGTGAGACAGTCGGAATTTGCGACGTGTCCACGCTTGGCAAGATCGACATCCAAGGCCCTGATGCGGCTGTGTTTCTAGATTTCGTCTATGCCAATACGTTCAGTACTCTGAAGCCCGGCAAGGTGCGCTATGGCTTGATGCTTCGCGAAGATGGGCATGTCATGGATGATGGTACGACAGCCTGTCTTGCGCCCGACCATTACGTAATGACGACGACCACGGCAGCGGCCGGTCAGGTCATGAAACATCTCGAATTTGTCCGGCAGGCCTTACGCCCCGAACTGGACGTGCAGATCGTCAGTGTGACCGAACAATGGGCGCAATTCGCCGTTGCAGGACCCGGCTCTCGCGATCTGCTGAACGCGGTGCTGGATGCGCCGATTGACAGTGACCAGTTTGCCTACATGTCGTGCGGGGCAGTCGACGTTTGCGGCGTGCCCGGGCGCTTGTTCCGGATTTCGTTTTCGGGCGAGCATGCATACGAAGTTGCCGTGCCGGCGCGCTATGGCGACAGCTTGTTCCGCTTGCTGGTCGCGCAGGCCGAAGCGATGGATGGTGGTGCTTACGGAATGGAGGCGCTGAATGTGCTGCGGATCGAGAAGGGGTTCATCACGCATGCGGAAATCCACGGACGCGTCACGGCCTTTGATATCGGTATGGACCGGATGGTGAGCCGCAAGAAAGACTGCATTGGCCAAGCAGCCGCCGAACGCCCCGGTCTGCGAGGGGCGGACCGCCAACAGCTTGTCGGCTTGCGTGCCAAAGCGCCTTTGTCTGGCGGCGCGCATTTGTTCAATGCTGGTGCTGCGGCGACGCGGTTGAACCATCAAGGTTACGTCACCTCGCATTGCTATTCGCCGACGCTTGACTGCTACCTGGGACTTGGATTCCTTGAAAACGGGCGCGACAGGCATGGGGAAACGATCAAGATGCGCGATCATCTGCGAGACCTGACGGCCGAAGTCGAAGTGTGCCACCCGGTCTTTCTTGATCCAGAGGGAGAGCGTCTGCGTGGCTAG
- a CDS encoding sarcosine oxidase subunit gamma: MARLIAKSPCAGLLPMTIGTLSLTEVAVGKAFAVAPFKRQEKAVSDAMPIAFPKPNRVTGTDPRAIWIGPGQALVIGTDLPELPAAVVDQSDSWAIVQVAGPDVLDVLARLVPVDLRTMRSGQTARTMIAHMTGSVTKVGTQAFELMVMRSMAGTLVHDLERAARIYFAR; encoded by the coding sequence GTGGCTAGATTGATCGCGAAATCACCTTGTGCGGGCCTTTTGCCGATGACCATTGGCACGCTGTCATTAACGGAAGTTGCTGTTGGCAAGGCATTTGCGGTGGCCCCGTTCAAACGGCAGGAAAAGGCCGTGTCCGACGCAATGCCGATCGCCTTTCCAAAACCGAACCGCGTCACCGGCACTGACCCGCGCGCGATCTGGATCGGGCCGGGGCAGGCGCTGGTCATCGGGACCGATTTGCCGGAACTGCCCGCCGCTGTTGTCGATCAAAGTGACAGTTGGGCGATTGTGCAGGTCGCAGGGCCGGACGTGCTGGATGTTCTGGCACGTCTTGTGCCAGTCGATCTGCGTACAATGCGCAGCGGCCAAACCGCACGGACGATGATCGCCCATATGACCGGATCGGTGACCAAGGTGGGGACACAGGCCTTTGAGCTGATGGTCATGCGGTCCATGGCGGGCACGCTGGTCCATGATCTTGAGAGGGCGGCGCGGATCTACTTCGCGCGCTAG